One stretch of Kogia breviceps isolate mKogBre1 chromosome 18, mKogBre1 haplotype 1, whole genome shotgun sequence DNA includes these proteins:
- the C18H11orf98 gene encoding LOW QUALITY PROTEIN: uncharacterized protein C11orf98 homolog (The sequence of the model RefSeq protein was modified relative to this genomic sequence to represent the inferred CDS: substituted 1 base at 1 genomic stop codon), with amino-acid sequence MGAPGGKINQPRTELKKKLFKXRRVLNREQRLKHQVVGAVIDEGLITRHHLKKRASNACANITLSGKKCRKLLQQIQPAQREKAAMEVEAPLKSTRTSEPQPKSKKKTKAPQDVDMEDLEDKT; translated from the coding sequence ATGGGTGCTCCGGGGGGAAAGATCAACCAGCCGCGAACGGAGCTGAAGAAGAAGCTATTCAAGTGACGGCGGGTGTTGAACCGGGAGCAGCGACTGAAGCACCAGGTGGTCGGGGCTGTGATAGACGAAGGGCTGATCACGAGGCACCACCTCAAGAAGCGGGCGTCCAATGCATGTGCCAACATTACTCTGTCTGGGAAGAAGTGCAGAAAACTCCTCCAGCAGATCCAGCCTgcccagagagagaaagcagccaTGGAAGTGGAAGCCCCCCTCAAGTCAACCAGGACTAGTGAACCACAGcccaaatcaaaaaagaagacaaaagccCCACAGGATGTAGACATGGAGGACCTTGAAGATAAGACCTAA